From a region of the Triticum aestivum cultivar Chinese Spring chromosome 7D, IWGSC CS RefSeq v2.1, whole genome shotgun sequence genome:
- the LOC123171456 gene encoding glyoxylate/hydroxypyruvate reductase HPR3-like: protein MTSQAKKQHCKGALDCHVNDVVSDTSSSMDLAAYAERAENWPSFSQAQHIKSSTSSVNCIVVTLGQSLRNSVAECARRGVAVANAGKVYSTDVADHAVGLLLDVQRRVSAAERYVRRGSWPAQGDYRPLGSKLGGKRVGIIGLGNIGSLVARRLEAFGCVILYNSRRRKEEGSARRYTYFPDVRGLAAASDVLVVACALNEETRHVVGREVLEALGKDGVLINVGRGANVDEAALVAALKEGRIAGAGLDVFEDEPKVPAELLPMDNVVLTPHVAVLTQESRSDLRAQTIGNLQAFFSGQPLLTPVPCHRA from the exons ATGACTAGCCAAGCGAAGAAGCAGCACTGCAAGGGTGCTCTGGACTGCCACGTGAACGATGTTGTTAGTGACACCTCTAGTTCCATGGACTTGGCCGCGTACGCGGAGCGCGCCGAGAATTGGCCATCTTTTTCCCAAGCCCAGCATATCAAATCCTCCACATCCTCGGTTAACTGCATCGTTGTGACCCTCGGCCAAAGCCTCAGGAATTCAGTCG CCGAGTGCGCGCGCCGCGGCGTGGCCGTCGCCAACGCCGGGAAGGTCTACTCCACCGACGTGGCGGACCACGCCGTGGGCCTGCTGCTCGACGTGCAGCGGCGCGTGTCGGCGGCGGAGCGGTACGTCCGGCGCGGGTCCTGGCCGGCCCAGGGCGACTACCGGCCACTCGGCTCCAAGCTCGGCGGCAAGCGCGTCGGCATCATCGGCCTGGGCAACATCGGCTCGCTCGTCGCGAGGAGGCTCGAAGCCTTCGGCTGCGTCATCCTGTACAACTCGAGGAGGCGCAAGGAGGAGGGCTCGGCCCGCCGCTACACCTACTTCCCGGacgtccggggcctcgccgccgCGTCCGACGTGCTCGTCGTTGCCTGCGCGCTGAACGAGGAGACGAGGCACGTCGTGGGCAGGGAGGTGCTGGAGGCCCTGGGGAAGGACGGCGTGCTCATCAACGTCGGCCGAGGAGCGAACGTCGACGaggcggcgctggtggcggcgcTCAAGGAGGGGAGGATCGCCGGTGCCGGCCTCGACGTCTTCGAGGACGAGCCGAAGGTGCCGGCGGAGCTCCTGCCCATGGACAATGTGGTGCTGACCCCTCACGTGGCGGTTCTGACGCAGGAGTCCAGGTCGGACCTGCGCGCGCAGACCATCGGCAACCTccaggccttcttctccggccAGCCATTGCTCACTCCCGTGCCCTGCCATCGTGCCTAG
- the LOC123167546 gene encoding probable O-methyltransferase 2 → MAAQAPAIEVPTDAELLQAQADLWRHTLYYLTSMGLRCAVKLGIPTAMHNLGGVASLPDLAAALSIPASKQPFLGRLMRALVTSGVFAAGGKDDSGAELFRLNPLSRVLVDGVDADEHHSQTSFVLAGTSPHYMEAALGMADWFKKDVTGPVPSVFEDVHSASLFDETTAALDPELDALVTEGLEAHDNLGIGTIMRECHDLFKGLESLTDCCGGDGKTARAITKAHPHVKCTVLDLPKVIEKTPSDCVVNYVAGDLFHTVPKAQAVMLKLVLHHWSDDDCVKILTQCKNAIPSREEGGKVIVIDILVEPSLGPVMFEAQTLMDMLMLVFTRGRQRSENDWRDLFMKAGFTDYKIIRKLGARGVIEVYK, encoded by the exons atggcGGCCCAGGCACCGGCGATCGAGGTTCCCACTGATGCCGAGCTGCTGCAGGCTCAGGCCGACCTGTGGCGCCACACCCTCTACTACCTCACCTCCATGGGGCTCCGCTGCGCCGTCAAGCTCGGCATCCCGACGGCCATGCACAACCTCGGCGGGGTCGCCTCGCTGCCCGACCTGGCGGCCGCTCTCTCCATCCCCGCAAGCAAGCAGCCGTTCCTCGGCCGCCTGATGCGCGCGCTGGTCACCTCAGGCGTCTTCGCCGCCGGCGGCAAGGACGATTCCGGGGCGGAGCTCTTCCGTCTCAACCCACTGTCCCGTGTCCTGGTGGATGGTGTCGATGCGGACGAACACCACAGCCAGACGTCCTTCGTGCTCGCCGGCACGTCGCCGCACTACATGGAGGCCGCGCTGGGGATGGCCGACTGGTTCAAGAAGGACGTCACCGGACCGGTGCCATCGGTGTTCGAGGACGTGCATAGCGCGTCTCTCTTCGACGAGACCACGGCGGCCCTGGACCCGGAGCTCGACGCGCTGGTCACCGAAGGTCTGGAAGCCCACGACAACCTTGGGATCGGCACCATCATGCGTGAGTGCCATGACCTCTTCAAGGGGCTCGAGTCTCTGACAGACTGCTGTGGTGGAGACGGAAAGACGGCGAGGGCCATCACCAAGGCCCACCCGCACGTCAAGTGCACCGTGCTGGACCTCCCCAAGGTGATCGAAAAAACTCCATCTGACTGTGTGGTCAACTATGTCGCCGGTGACCTGTTCCACACCGTCCCAAAGGCCCAGGCGGTGATgctcaag CTTGTGCTGCACCACTGGAGTGACGACGATTGTGTGAAGATCCTAACCCAATGTAAGAATGCCATTCCTTCCCGCGAGGAGGGAGGGAAGGTGATCGTCATTGATATTTTGGTCGAACCATCATTAGGACCTGTCATGTTTGAGGCCCAGACTCTCATGGACATGCTCATGCTTGTCTTCACAAGAGGCCGTCAACGTAGCGAAAATGACTGGCGTGACCTCTTCATGAAAGCAGGCTTCACCGACTACAAAATTATCAGGAAACTCGGTGCACGAGGTGTCATCGAGGTCTACAAGTGA